One window from the genome of Nicotiana sylvestris chromosome 9, ASM39365v2, whole genome shotgun sequence encodes:
- the LOC104247427 gene encoding uncharacterized protein, with protein MVRFGRILLKDGAVGINKKLLEYLVCPLSKQPLRFCEKTNSLISDSIGVSYPIVDGVPRLVPTDGKIIETDDALISGGDLPKT; from the exons ATGGTGAGATTTGGAAGAATACTTCTAAAAGATGGAGCTGTTGGGATTAACAAAAAACTGTTAGAATATCTGGTCTGTCCACTTTCAAAACAACCTTTAAG GTTTTGTGAGAAGACGAATTCTCTAATCAGTGATTCCATTGGTGTTTCTTATCCG ATAGTCGATGGGGTACCTCGTCTTGTACCAACAGATGGCAAGATTATCGAGACTGATGATGCATTGATTTCTGGTGGTGATTTGCCTAAAACATGA
- the LOC104247428 gene encoding aspartyl protease family protein 1-like: MDNFSCTSNSMVSVLFLVVLGLQLHRNEAFGAFGFDIHHRYSDPVHSILDLYQLPQKGSIEYYSAWTQRDHLIKRRRLAGTGGPTPLPVTFVGRGNKTVLLSSLGFLHYANVTLGTPGQSFLVALDTGSDLFWLPCNCSSCAHSLVTDSGRHIDLNVYNLNTSSTSNIVPCNGTLCGQRRQCSYTHSACGYVVAYLSNNTSSSGVLVQDILHLQADNTQQKSVEAPITLGCGMKQTGAFLNGAAPNGLFGLGMDSVSVPSILASKGLAANSFSMCFGADGIGRIEFGDKGNPGQGETPFNLEQPHQTYTISLTRITVENKNIDVDFTAIFDTGTSFTYLNDPAYTVITENFNSQAKEQRIQPTVQVPFEYCYGISANQTAFGNPDVNLILKGGDQFYLFDPIITLSLLDGSKAYCLAVVRSGDVNIIGQNFMTGYRVVFDREKMVLGWKSSDCYDSKESKSTTLPINKQKPTEASTPNSVEPEATRGIGNGTARTTPAFPSSTPTGNHATQLNSFVCTLVMTLFSTFSYYLIIISS; this comes from the exons ATGGATAATTTTAGTTGTACTAGCAACTCCATGGTGTCTGTTCTTTTTCTGGTGGTTTTGGGTTTACAGTTGCATAGAAATGAAGCGTTTGGGGCATTCGGATTCGATATCCACCATAGGTATTCTGATCCGGTGCACAGTATTTTGGACCTTTATCAGCTGCCTCAAAAAGGTAGTATTGAGTATTATTCAGCTTGGACTCAACGTGATCACCTTATCAAGCGTCGCCGGCTTGCTGGCACCGGAGGTCCTACTCCGTTGCCAGTCACATTCGTCGGAAGAGGAAACAAAACTGTTCTACTCAGTTCTCTGGGATT TTTGCATTATGCAAATGTGACATTGGGTACACCTGGGCAATCATTTCTGGTGGCACTTGACACTGGCAGTGACTTATTTTGGCTACCATGTAACTGCAGCAGCTGCGCCCATTCACTTGTGACAGATTCTGGAAGA CATATAGATCTCAACGTTTACAACCTTAATACATCATCGACAAGCAATATCGTTCCCTGCAATGGCACTCTGTGTGGACAAAGAAGACAATGTTCATACACACATAGTGCATGTGGTTATGTTGTTGCATATCTCTCCAATAATACCTCATCTTCAGGGGTACTGGTACAAGACATCTTGCACTTACAAGCAGATAATACTCAACAAAAAAGTGTTGAGGCACCAATTACCCTGGG GTGTGGGATGAAACAAACTGGTGCATTCTTGAATGGTGCGGCTCCCAATGGTCTATTTGGACTTGGTATGGACAGTGTATCTGTTCCTAGCATTTTAGCCAGCAAAGGTCTTGCTGCAAATTCCTTTTCCATGTGCTTTGGGGCTGATGGAATTGGAAGAATAGAGTTTGGAGACAAAGGGAATCCAGGCCAAGGAGAAACACCATTCAATCTTGAACAACCACA CCAAACTTACACTATAAGCTTGACCAGAATAACCGTGGAAAACAAGAACATTGATGTTGATTTCACAGCCATATTTGACACTGGTACCTCATTCACATACTTAAATGATCCAGCTTACACAGTCATTACAGAGAAT TTCAATTCCCAGGCAAAAGAGCAACGTATTCAACCTACTGTCCAAGTTCCTTTTGAGTACTGCTATGGCATAAG TGCAAATCAGACTGCCTTTGGAAATCCTGATGTAAATTTGATACTGAAAGGTGGCGACCAGTTTTACCTTTTTGATCCAATCATAACATTGTCGCTTCTG GACGGATCCAAAGCATATTGTTTAGCTGTTGTCAGAAGTGGGGATGTCAACATCATTGGAC AAAATTTTATGACTGGCTACCGGGTGGTGTTTGACCGGGAAAAGATGGTTTTGGGCTGGAAGTCATCTGATT GTTATGATTCTAAGGAATCCAAAAGTACTACTCTGCCGATCAACAAGCAAAAGCCTACTGAAGCGTCTACTCCTAACAGTGTGGAGCCTGAGGCCACCAGAGGAATTGGAAATGGCACTGCTAGGACAACTCCAGCTTTTCCATCATCTACACCTACAGGAAACCATGCAACACAGTTGAATTCCTTCGTTTGCACGCTAGTGATGACTCTGTTTTCCACTTTTAGCTATTATTTGATTATTATTTCTTCATGA